A window of Callospermophilus lateralis isolate mCalLat2 chromosome 13, mCalLat2.hap1, whole genome shotgun sequence contains these coding sequences:
- the Chml gene encoding rab proteins geranylgeranyltransferase component A 2 — MADILPTEFDVVIIGTGLPESILAAACSRSGQRVLHIDSRSYYGGNWASFSFSGLLSWLQEHQQNRDTEEENTAWQDLIHETEEGITLCKKDETIQHIEVFCYASQDKEHNVQEIGALQKSPSSMASSTLIESVDSACLPKERDSSYFTSYEISAQHTQKSDKDISLEVTDTQESLEKDKTCIHTISGGSKGENKPTIEDNIDQPKRNRITYPLIVEEGRRFNIDLVSKLLYSQGSLIDLLIKSNVSRYAEFKNVTRILAFREGKVEQVPCSRSDVFNSKELTMVEKRMLMKFLTFCLDYEQQPDEYQDFKQCSFSEYLKTKKLTPSLQHFILHSIAMTSESSCSTLDGLKATKNFLQCLGRFGNTPFLFPLYGQGEIPQCFCRMCAVFGGIYCLRHKVQCLVVDKESGRCKAIIDHLGQRINAKYFIVEDSYLSQETCSNVQYKQISRAILITDQSVLKTESDQQISILIVPPVESGTCSVRVTELCSSTMTCMKDTYLVHLTCASSKTAREDLESVVKKLFTPFTETKVEKEELGKPRLLWALYFNMRDSSGISRSSYDGLPSNVYVCSGPDCGLGNEHAVKQAETLFQEIFPGEEFCPPPPNPEDIIFDGDDKQPEAPGTNVIMAKLESPEESQNLESPEKHLQN; from the coding sequence ATGGCAGACATTCTCCCCACAGAGTTTGATGTGGTTATAATAGGGACAGGTCTGCCTGAATCCATCCTTGCTGCTGCATGCTCAAGAAGTGGACAGAGGGTTCTACATATTGATTCAAGAAGCTACTATGGAGGGAATTGGGCTAGTTTCAGTTTTTCAGGATTGCTATCCTGGTTGCAGGAGCATCAGCAAAACAGAGATACTGAGGAAGAAAATACTGCCTGGCAAGACTTGATTCATGAAACAGAGGAAGGCATCACTCTTTGCAAGAAGGATGAAACCATTCAACACATAGAAGTTTTTTGCTATGCCAGTCAAGATAAAGAGCACAATGTTCAAGAGATTGGTGCTCTTCAGAAAAGTCCCTCCTCAATGGCATCTAGTACCCTCATTGAATCTGTGGATTCTGCGTGCTTGCCCAAAGAAAGGGACTCCTCATACTTCACTAGCTATGAAATATCTGCCCAACACACCCAAAAAAGTGATAAAGATATTTCACTAGAAGTAACTGATACACAAGAATCATTAGAGAAAGATAAAACTTGTATACACACAATTTCAGGTGGCAGTAAAGGTGAAAACAAACCTACAATAGAAGATAACATTGATCAGCCAAAGAGAAATAGGATTACTTACCCTCTAATAGTTGAAGAAGGCAGGAGATTTAATATTGATTTGGTATCAAAGCTGCTATATTCCCAAGGATCCCTGATTGATCTTTTAATCAAATCAAATGTTAGTCGTTATGCAGAATTTAAAAATGTAACTAGGATTCTTGCGTTTCGGGAAGGAAAGGTAGAACAGGTGCCTTGCTCCAGATCAGATGTCTTTAATAGCAAAGAACTCACTATGGTTGAAAAAAGGATGCTGATGAAATTTCTTACCTTTTGTTTAGACTATGAACAACAACCTGATGAATACCAAGATTTCAAGCAATGTTCATTTTCAgagtacttaaaaactaaaaagttaACCCCCAGCCTCCAACACTTTATACTACACTCAATTGCAATGACATCAGAATCATCATGTAGCACATTAGATGGCCTTAAAGCAACAAAAAACTTCCTTCAGTGTCTTGGACGGTTTGGCAACACTCCATTTTTATTTCCCTTGTATGGCCAAGGAGAAATTCCCCAGTGTTTTTGCAGGATGTGTGCTGTTTTTGGTGGAATCTATTGTCTTCGCCATAAAGTACAATGCCTTGTAGTTGACAAAGAATCTGGTAGATGTAAAGCAATTATAGATCACTTGGGTCAAAGAATAAAtgctaaatattttattgtgGAGGATAGTTACCTTTCTCAGGAAACATGCTCCAATGTGCAGTATAAACAGATCTCAAGGGCAATACTCATTACAGATCAGTCTGTACTAAAAACAGAGTCAGATCAACAGATTTCCATTTTGATAGTGCCTCCAGTGGAATCAGGAACCTGTTCTGTTCGGGTCACGGAATTATGTTCATCAACCATGACATGCATGAAAGACACCTATCTAGTACATCTGACCTGTGCATCTTCAAAAACAGCAAGAGAAGACTTAGAATCCGTGGTGAAGAAATTATTTACTCCTTTTACTGAAACAaaagtagaaaaagaagaacttggaAAGCCAAGACTTTTATGGGCTCTATATTTTAATATGAGAGATTCCTCGGGAATCAGCAGAAGCTCCTATGATGGTTTACCTTCAAATGTTTATGTCTGCTCTGGGCCTGACTGTGGACTGGGAAATGAGCATGCAGTCAAACAAGCAGAAACTCTGTTTCAGGAGATCTTTCCTGGTGAAGAATTCTGTCCTCCTCCTCCAAATCCAGAAGACATTATCTTTGATGGTGATGATAAGCAACCAGAAGCTCCTGGAACCAACGTAATAATGGCCAAGCTTGAATCCCCTGAGGAAAGCCAAAACTTGGAAAGCCCTGAGAAGCATCTTCAGAATTAG
- the Opn3 gene encoding opsin-3 isoform X2, which produces MYSGNRSGSQGSWEGDGPAGAEGSAPEGTLSPTPLFSPGTYERLAVLFGSVGLLGAGSNLLVLVLYYKFQRLRTPTHLFLVNISLGDLLMSLFGVTFTFVSCLRNRWVWDTVGCVWDGFSSSLFEKSSSHKCICDAF; this is translated from the exons ATGTACTCGGGGAACCGCAGCGGCAGCCAGGGCTCCTGGGAGGGCGACGGGCCTGCGGGCGCCGAGGGGTCGGCGCCAGAGGGGACGCTGAGCCCCACACCGCTCTTCAGTCCCGGCACTTATGAGCGCCTGGCTGTGCTGTTCGGCTCCGTGGGGCTGCTGGGCGCTGGCAGCAACCTGCTGGTGCTCGTCCTCTACTACAAGTTCCAGCGGCTCCGCACACCCACTCACCTCTTCCTAGTCAACATCAGCCTCGGCGACCTGCTGATGTCCCTCTTCGGGGTCACCTTTACCTTCGTGTCCTGCCTAAGGAACCGCTGGGTGTGGGACACCGTGGGCTGCGTGTGGGACGGGTTCAGCAGCAGCCTCTTCG aGAAGAGTTCCAGTCACAAATGCATATGtgatgcattttga